Proteins encoded within one genomic window of Glycine soja cultivar W05 chromosome 1, ASM419377v2, whole genome shotgun sequence:
- the LOC114415496 gene encoding uncharacterized protein LOC114415496 isoform X2 has product MAVKEAICENEGERKLYEEALIAITVDEPLKRYCQRIVRPDFWGGESELLHLGGGFGSGFIPIADYGSEFRKGSSRKAVRLLYSGKNHYDLLL; this is encoded by the exons ATGGCAGTGAAAGAAGCTATATGTGAAAATGAAGGTGAACGTAAATTATATGAAGAAGCCCTCATTGCCATCACAGTTGATGAGCCTCTAAAACG TTACTGCCAACGGATTGTGCGACCTGATTTCTGGGGAGGAGAATCAGAGCTACTG CATTTAGGCGGTGGTTTTGGATCTGGTTTTATTCCCATTGCAGATTATGGAAGTGAGTTTAGAAAGGGTTCTAGCCGAAAAGCTGTGAGGCTATTGTACAGCGGTAAGAACCATTATGATCTTCTACTATGA
- the LOC114415487 gene encoding ataxin-3 homolog: MMEGASNGGMLYHEVQESKLCAVHCVNTVLQGPFFSEFDLAALASDLDRKERQVMLPALASADFESHNVSLDGDFSIQVLQKALEVWDLQVIPLDSPVAEPAQIDPELENAFICHLQDHWFCIRKVNGEWYNFDSLYAAPQHLSKFYLSAYLDSLKGFGWSIFLVRGNFPKEFPISSSEASNGFGQWLSPEDAERITKSCNSVQAPHPRVNEHQQHYDQFLSHGENEMLLDMEDEDLRAAIAASLMDSSPAVTNAEASTPQNDNHSSKQVATTEATPLNDQHSKQVEPIEATPPVNALSNKHVPAIEACSLNDQNSKEVASTIGDNAQDENQNKEKTA, encoded by the exons ATGATGGAAGGAGCGAGCAATGGAGGGATGCTGTACCACGAGGTGCAGGAGTCGAAGCTCTGCGCGGTGCATTGCGTGAACACGGTGCTGCAGGGCCCGTTCTTCTCGGAGTTCGATTTGGCCGCGCTTGCCTCCGATCTCGACCGCAAGGAGCGTCAGGTCATGCTCCCAGCGCTCGCGTCGGCGGATTTCGAGTCGCACAATGTCTCGCTCGACGGGGATTTCAGCATCCAG GTTTTACAAAAGGCTCTGGAAGTTTGGGACCTACAAGTTATCCCTCTTGACTCTCCAGTTGCTGAGCCTGCCCAGATTGACCCTGAGCTGGAAAATGCCTTCATTTGTCATTTACAAGACCATTGGTTTTGTATCCGCAAAGTGAATGGGGAGTGGTATAATTTTGACAGTCTCTATGCAGCCCCACAGCACCTTTCCAAGTTTTACCTCTCTGCCTATCTTGACTCTTTGAAAGGCTTTGGGTGGAGCATATTCCTGGTTAGAGGAAATTTTCCAAAAGAGTTCCCCATCTCCTCATCTGAAGCTTCTAATGGATTTGGGCAGTGGCTTTCACCCGAAGATGCTGAGAGGATAACTAAATCTTGCAACTCAGTACAGGCTCCACACCCGAGAGTTAACGAGCACCAACAGCATTACGATCAGTTTCTTTCTCATGGGGAAAATGAAATGCTATTAGACATGGAAGATGAGGATCTAAGGGCTGCAATTGCAGCTAGTCTGATGGATTCGTCCCCAGCTGTGACCAATGCTGAAGCCAGTACTCCTCAAAATGATAATCATAGTAGTAAACAAGTGGCAACCACTGAAGCTACCCCTCTAAATGATCAACACTCCAAACAAGTGGAACCCATTGAAGCCACTCCACCTGTCAATGCTCTAAGCAACAAACATGTGCCTGCTATTGAAGCTTGTTCTCTGAATGATCAAAACAGCAAAGAAGTGGCATCTACTATAGGTGATAATGCTCAAGATGAAAACcagaataaagaaaaaacagCCTAA
- the LOC114415496 gene encoding uncharacterized protein LOC114415496 isoform X1 has translation MIAQIDELRMAVKEAICENEGERKLYEEALIAITVDEPLKRYCQRIVRPDFWGGESELLHLGGGFGSGFIPIADYGSEFRKGSSRKAVRLLYSGKNHYDLLL, from the exons ATGATAGCACAGATAGATGAATTAAGAATGGCAGTGAAAGAAGCTATATGTGAAAATGAAGGTGAACGTAAATTATATGAAGAAGCCCTCATTGCCATCACAGTTGATGAGCCTCTAAAACG TTACTGCCAACGGATTGTGCGACCTGATTTCTGGGGAGGAGAATCAGAGCTACTG CATTTAGGCGGTGGTTTTGGATCTGGTTTTATTCCCATTGCAGATTATGGAAGTGAGTTTAGAAAGGGTTCTAGCCGAAAAGCTGTGAGGCTATTGTACAGCGGTAAGAACCATTATGATCTTCTACTATGA
- the LOC114370676 gene encoding uncharacterized protein LOC114370676: protein MPNNPGMQMAQAPQPVARIEPPAQQVEPNPGIVLVNRNQNADEVIGNIQQNRFDRQNNLAQMVETILVQNGLNLGLHRPNFVSPLSEYVLQTELPRGVKIPKFTKFAGETNESTVEHIARYLVEAGDLANNENLRMKYFPNSLTKNAFTWFTTLPPHSIHNWNQLERIFHEQFYMGQSKISLKELASVRRKAPESIDDYLNRFRLLKARCFTQVPEHELVEMAAGGLDLVINLVSKLF from the coding sequence ATGCCTAACAATCCAGGGATGCAAATGGCTCAAGCACCACAACCAGTGGCACGCATAGAGCCACCAGCCCAACAGGTCGAACCAAACCCTGGTATAGTATTGGTAAATAGAAACCAAAATGCTGATGAAGTAATAGGGAATATTCAACAAAACCGTTTCGATAGGCAGAATAACCTGGCCCAAATGGTCGAAACAATTTTAGTACAAAATGGTTTGAACTTGGGCTTACACAGGCCGAATTTTGTGTCTCCATTATCTGAGTATGTGTTACAGACagaattaccaaggggtgtgaaAATCCCTAAGTTTACTAAGTTTGCAGGAGAGACAAATGAGTCTACTGTCGAACATATTGCTAGATATTTGGTCGAGGCAGGGGATTTggctaataatgaaaatttaagaatgaaatatTTCCCTAATTCCTTAACTAAAAATGCTTTCACATGGTTTACAACTCTTCCTCCTCATTCTATACATAATTGGAACCAATTGGAGAGGATTTTCCATGAGCAATTCTATATGGGACAGTCTAAGATAAGCCTTAAAGAGTTAGCCAGCGTTCGACGTAAGGCACCTGAATCAATTGATGATTATTTGAACAGATTCAGACTCTTAAAGGCAAGGTGTTTCACCCAAGTCCCTGAACATGAATTAGTCGAAATGGCTGCTGGTGGCCTAGACTTAGTTATTAATTTGGTctccaaattattttaa